The Macaca nemestrina isolate mMacNem1 chromosome 6, mMacNem.hap1, whole genome shotgun sequence genome window below encodes:
- the LOC139363788 gene encoding large ribosomal subunit protein eL21-like, giving the protein MMDTKAKRRGTRYMFSRPFRKQRVFPLATYMQIGKKGDIVDIKGMGTVQNGMPHKCYHGKTGRVYSITWHAVGLIVNNQLKGKILAKRINMRIEHIKHSKSQDSFLKRMKENNQKKKEAKEKGTWVQLKRQSAPISEAHCVRTDGKEPELLEPIPYEFMA; this is encoded by the coding sequence ATGATGGACACAAAGGCAAAGAGGAGAGGCACCCGATATATGTTCTCTAGGCCTTTTAGAAAACAGAGAGTTTTTCCTTTGGCCACGTATATGCAAATCGGTAAGAAAGGTGACATTGTAGACATCAAGGGAATGGGTACTGTTCAAAACGGAATGCCCCACAAGTGTTATCATGGCAAAACTGGAAGAGTCTACAGTATTACCTGGCATGCTGTTGGCCTTATTGTAAACAATCAACTTAAGggcaagattcttgccaagagaattaaTATGCGTATTGAACACATTAAGCACTCTAAGAGCCAAGATAGCTTCCTGAAACgcatgaaagaaaataatcagaaaaagaaagaagccaaagagaaaggtaccTGGGTTCAACTGAAGCGCCAGTCTGCTCCAATCAGCGAAGCACACTGTGTGAGAACCGATGGGAAGGAGCCTGAGTTGCTGGAACCTATTCCCTATGAAT